A section of the Anabaena cylindrica PCC 7122 genome encodes:
- a CDS encoding protein kinase domain-containing protein has protein sequence MTLQLLNDRYQVLQVLGAGGFGETFLAEDTYLPSKRRCVVKQLRPIQNNPQIYQLVQERFQREAVMLEALGGATEQIPGLYAYFSSEGQFYLVQEWVEGDTLTAKIQQQGLFTESGIQELLVNLLPVLDYIHSQHIVHRDIKPDNIILRHRDGKPVLIDFGAVRESMGTVLNSQGNPTSSIVIGTPGFMPSEQAAGRPVYSSDLYSLGLTAIYLLTGRQPQQLETDSQTGEIVWREYAGHLSTMMAEILDKAIAYHPRDRYSTAKAMLDALQSLVKPIPATLPPTILTPIVPISPTIPAHPQLVAKTNNQNGILIGSLIAGGLIGASVIIGQVLTKSLESGTDTEVSVSTKRSNTTPQVQDTPSILPTSETAPNPTPQVIATPEITTTVIDKRLKIESTNKNIDNYAWLSERQVTNTDLEGKNGFELDIMRNTIFAVHGRRFDTPGLQDYFDQQPWYNPQYSPKEFPVKLLSKLEQSNVDYIAKYQDSYNIRYFKK, from the coding sequence ATGACATTACAACTACTAAACGATCGCTATCAAGTTCTCCAAGTCCTTGGCGCTGGCGGGTTTGGGGAAACATTTCTAGCAGAAGATACTTATTTACCATCAAAGCGTCGCTGTGTAGTCAAACAGCTACGACCAATACAAAATAATCCCCAGATTTACCAACTGGTACAAGAGAGATTTCAACGGGAAGCAGTCATGTTAGAAGCACTTGGTGGTGCAACTGAGCAAATTCCTGGCTTGTATGCTTACTTCTCCTCTGAGGGACAATTTTACTTGGTACAAGAGTGGGTTGAAGGGGATACTTTAACAGCAAAAATCCAACAACAAGGATTATTTACTGAAAGCGGTATTCAAGAATTATTAGTAAATTTATTACCCGTTCTTGATTATATTCACTCGCAACATATTGTTCACCGCGATATCAAACCAGATAATATTATTTTGCGTCATCGTGATGGTAAACCTGTGCTGATTGACTTTGGTGCCGTGAGAGAATCAATGGGGACGGTGTTGAATTCTCAGGGAAATCCTACTAGTTCAATTGTAATTGGTACGCCGGGATTTATGCCCAGCGAACAAGCAGCAGGTAGACCAGTTTATTCAAGTGATTTGTATAGTTTAGGGTTGACAGCAATTTATTTGCTCACTGGTAGACAACCACAACAATTAGAGACAGATTCTCAAACAGGTGAGATTGTATGGCGAGAGTATGCTGGTCATCTTAGTACAATGATGGCAGAGATTCTTGATAAAGCGATCGCCTATCATCCACGCGATCGCTATTCTACAGCTAAAGCAATGTTAGATGCTTTGCAAAGCCTAGTCAAACCTATTCCGGCTACGCTACCACCAACCATTCTCACGCCTATAGTACCGATATCACCAACTATTCCCGCTCACCCCCAACTAGTTGCTAAAACTAATAATCAGAATGGTATCCTCATTGGTAGTTTAATTGCAGGTGGGTTAATCGGTGCATCTGTAATTATTGGTCAGGTGTTAACAAAATCTCTCGAATCTGGCACAGATACGGAGGTGTCAGTTTCCACAAAGAGATCAAATACAACACCCCAAGTGCAGGATACTCCCAGTATTTTACCAACTTCAGAAACTGCACCAAATCCTACACCCCAAGTTATTGCAACTCCTGAAATTACGACCACTGTTATAGACAAAAGGCTAAAAATAGAAAGCACTAATAAAAATATTGATAATTATGCTTGGCTTTCAGAAAGACAAGTTACAAATACAGATTTAGAAGGTAAAAATGGCTTTGAACTAGATATAATGAGGAATACAATTTTTGCTGTTCATGGTCGCCGTTTTGATACTCCTGGTTTACAAGATTACTTTGATCAACAGCCTTGGTATAATCCCCAATATTCACCCAAGGAGTTTCCGGTTAAATTATTATCAAAATTAGAGCAAAGCAATGTAGATTATATTGCTAAATATCAAGACAGTTATAATATCAGATACTTTAAAAAATGA
- a CDS encoding GIY-YIG nuclease family protein, translating to MTTETNIPSLANLEYIAYIDDNGEFPEQFQGKIGVYAIFNQEKILQFVGYSRDIYLSLKQHLVRQPEQCYWVKAQTIERPNRTILENIENAWITENGSLDLGNLENKQKWTNPIDAKALMTDEEKAKYQNPLIDDLVKMKLIKNVARRVEEEILAVLLARGLQTQIRFNPKLKEDGLLDLK from the coding sequence ATGACTACTGAAACTAATATTCCTTCTTTAGCTAATCTAGAATATATTGCTTACATTGATGATAATGGTGAATTCCCAGAACAATTTCAAGGTAAAATAGGAGTTTATGCTATTTTTAATCAAGAAAAAATTCTCCAATTTGTGGGTTATTCCCGCGATATTTATCTCAGTCTTAAACAGCATTTAGTTCGTCAACCTGAACAATGTTATTGGGTGAAAGCACAAACTATTGAACGACCTAACCGCACGATTTTAGAAAATATTGAAAATGCTTGGATAACTGAAAATGGCAGTCTTGATTTAGGTAATTTGGAAAATAAGCAAAAATGGACTAATCCTATTGATGCTAAGGCACTCATGACAGATGAAGAAAAGGCTAAATATCAAAATCCATTAATTGATGATTTAGTAAAAATGAAACTTATTAAAAATGTAGCGCGGCGAGTCGAAGAAGAAATTTTAGCAGTATTATTAGCACGAGGGTTACAAACTCAAATTCGCTTTAATCCTAAATTAAAAGAAGATGGATTACTGGATTTAAAATAA
- a CDS encoding DNA-directed RNA polymerase subunit beta': MTEKMIFRNVVVNKGQLRNLISWAFTHHGTARTAVMADKLKELGFRYATKAGVSISVDDLMVPPSKRSLLEAAEEEILSTEARFKRGEITEVERFQKVIDTWNSTSESLKDEVVTHFKKTNPLNSVYMMAFSGARGNISQVRQLVGMRGLMADPQGEIIDLPIKTNFREGLTVTEYIISSYGARKGLVDTALRTADSGYLTRRLVDVSQDVIIREFDCGTTRGVPVRDMTEGAKILIPIGNRLMGRVVGEDVIHPTTGEIIATRNTPISDDLAIAIQKADVKEVIVRSPLTCEAARSVCQHCYGWSLAHAKMVDLGEAVGIIAAQSIGEPGTQLTMRTFHTGGVFTGEVAQQVRSKIDGTVKISRKLKTRPYRTRHGEDALYAETNGTLTLEAKGEAENQEIQITQGSTLYIVPGQQVKAAQLLAEVALGGRTTRTNTEKAVKDVASDLAGEVQFADVVSEQKTDRQGNTTTTASRGGLIWILSGEVYNLPPGAELVVNNGDAIASNGVLAETKLTSVHGGVVRLPEAIPGKATREIEIITASVVLDQATVTVQSFQGRNNYLVHTGKESGVRSQESGGEEDNSPLLPASRPPASSAQVFNLRATPGTKVQNGQVVAELIDDRYRTTTGGFLKFAGVEVQKKGKAKLGYEVVTGGTLLWIPEETHEVNKDISLLLVEDGQFVEAGTEVVKDIFCQTSGVIEVTQKNDILREVVIKPGELLMVDDPEAVLGRDNTLIQPGEEFQGTVATELRYIQYVESPEGPALLSRPVVEFAVPSNPDLPSTTSVSQQTSRSIQLRAVQRLPYKDSERVKSVEGVELLRTQLVLEIEQEGEQDHTASPLAADIELVTDVENPEIQRLQLVILESLVIRRDIAADATQGSTQTTLEVEDGLSIAPGAVVARTQILCKEGGIVRGVRKGTEAVRRCLVLRDSDMITMTTKTAPKVKKGTLLVEGTEIASGVFAAESGQVVEVKAGDKELLTGDRDSSSLSPSAYTLTLRVGRPYRVSPGAVLQIEDGDLVQRGDNLVLLVFERAKTGDIIQGLPRIEELLEARKPKEACILCRRPGEVKVVYGDGDESITTSREAYAIKVVESNGVITDYPLGPGQNLMVSDGVQVLAGQPLTDGPSNPHEILEIFFSLGSDDGIYACASHALQKVQSFLVNEVQMVYQSQGIEIADKHIEVIVRQMTNKVRIDDGGDTTMLPGELVELRQVEQVNEAMSITGGAKAQYTPVLLGITKASLNTDSFISAASFQETTRVLTEAAIEGKSDWLRGLKENVIIGRLIPAGTGYNTYEETTIVEDYGTDLGNSVLDEVDDPLDMVLDDRTAKLYSLDTPALGDGSYGGRKAEKSILDDDDDLIADEVSDLVEEEEEDDDYEEEEDDDYDED, encoded by the coding sequence ATGACTGAAAAAATGATTTTTCGCAACGTTGTCGTTAACAAAGGCCAACTGAGAAACTTGATATCTTGGGCATTTACCCACCATGGGACAGCGCGGACAGCGGTAATGGCGGATAAATTAAAAGAGCTAGGATTCCGCTATGCCACCAAAGCCGGGGTATCTATTAGCGTTGATGATTTGATGGTTCCACCTTCCAAGCGATCGCTCTTAGAAGCAGCAGAAGAAGAAATTCTCAGCACCGAAGCCCGATTCAAACGGGGAGAAATCACTGAAGTGGAACGGTTCCAAAAGGTAATTGATACCTGGAACAGCACCAGCGAAAGCCTCAAAGACGAAGTGGTGACACACTTCAAAAAAACCAACCCCCTCAACTCCGTCTATATGATGGCCTTTTCGGGAGCGCGGGGCAACATCTCCCAAGTCCGGCAGCTAGTAGGTATGCGGGGACTAATGGCAGATCCCCAAGGGGAAATTATTGACTTGCCCATCAAAACCAACTTCCGAGAAGGGCTAACAGTTACAGAATATATTATTTCTTCTTATGGAGCCAGAAAAGGGTTAGTAGATACAGCCCTCCGCACCGCCGACTCTGGTTATCTCACCCGACGATTAGTAGATGTATCTCAAGATGTAATTATTCGGGAATTTGACTGCGGCACTACCAGGGGTGTCCCTGTCCGGGATATGACCGAAGGCGCTAAAATTCTAATTCCCATCGGCAACCGATTAATGGGCAGGGTAGTAGGAGAAGACGTAATTCACCCCACCACAGGAGAAATTATTGCTACCCGCAACACCCCCATCTCCGATGACTTAGCCATAGCAATTCAAAAAGCTGATGTCAAAGAAGTGATAGTGCGATCGCCCCTCACCTGCGAAGCCGCCCGTTCCGTGTGTCAACATTGTTATGGCTGGAGTTTAGCCCATGCCAAAATGGTAGACCTGGGAGAAGCCGTGGGGATTATTGCCGCCCAGAGTATCGGTGAACCAGGAACCCAGTTGACCATGCGGACTTTCCACACCGGGGGTGTATTCACCGGGGAAGTAGCCCAACAGGTGAGATCCAAAATTGACGGCACAGTCAAAATATCCCGCAAGCTCAAAACCCGTCCCTATCGCACCCGTCACGGTGAAGACGCACTCTATGCCGAAACCAACGGCACTTTAACCTTAGAAGCCAAGGGTGAAGCCGAAAACCAAGAAATTCAGATCACCCAAGGTTCAACTCTGTATATTGTGCCTGGTCAACAGGTTAAAGCTGCCCAACTGTTGGCAGAAGTAGCCCTGGGAGGCAGAACCACCCGTACCAATACAGAAAAAGCCGTTAAAGATGTAGCCTCTGACCTAGCCGGAGAGGTGCAGTTTGCCGATGTTGTTTCTGAACAAAAAACCGATAGACAAGGCAACACCACCACCACAGCATCAAGAGGGGGATTAATTTGGATTCTTTCTGGTGAAGTTTATAACTTGCCACCAGGAGCAGAACTAGTAGTTAACAACGGTGATGCGATCGCTTCCAATGGTGTATTAGCAGAAACCAAATTAACCTCCGTGCATGGTGGGGTAGTGCGGTTGCCAGAAGCAATTCCCGGCAAAGCCACCAGAGAAATCGAAATCATCACTGCCTCTGTGGTATTAGACCAAGCCACGGTGACAGTCCAGAGTTTCCAAGGACGCAACAACTACCTAGTGCATACCGGAAAAGAGTCAGGAGTCAGGAGTCAGGAGTCAGGAGGAGAAGAGGATAATTCTCCCCTGCTCCCTGCTTCCCGCCCCCCTGCCTCTTCTGCTCAAGTCTTTAACCTCCGAGCTACACCAGGCACAAAAGTCCAAAATGGGCAAGTAGTTGCTGAGTTAATAGATGATCGTTATCGCACCACCACCGGAGGCTTTTTGAAGTTTGCTGGTGTGGAAGTGCAGAAAAAAGGCAAAGCCAAATTAGGTTATGAAGTAGTCACCGGTGGCACACTGCTGTGGATTCCTGAAGAAACCCACGAAGTCAACAAAGATATATCCTTGTTGTTAGTCGAAGATGGGCAATTTGTCGAAGCCGGCACCGAAGTCGTCAAAGACATCTTTTGTCAAACCAGCGGTGTCATCGAAGTCACCCAGAAAAACGACATCTTGCGCGAAGTGGTGATTAAACCAGGTGAACTGCTGATGGTCGATGACCCCGAAGCAGTATTAGGGCGAGATAACACCCTAATTCAACCAGGTGAAGAGTTCCAAGGCACTGTAGCCACAGAACTGCGCTACATTCAGTATGTAGAGTCACCAGAAGGCCCGGCTCTTTTGAGTCGTCCGGTAGTAGAGTTTGCCGTTCCTAGCAACCCAGACCTGCCTTCTACCACCTCAGTTAGTCAGCAAACAAGCCGCTCAATTCAGCTGCGAGCGGTACAAAGACTGCCCTATAAAGATTCCGAGCGAGTCAAATCTGTAGAAGGGGTAGAACTACTACGGACTCAACTAGTGTTAGAAATTGAGCAAGAGGGTGAACAAGACCACACAGCCTCACCTCTGGCAGCAGACATTGAATTAGTCACTGATGTAGAAAACCCAGAAATTCAGCGATTGCAATTGGTAATTCTGGAATCCTTGGTAATTCGCCGTGATATTGCTGCTGATGCCACTCAAGGCAGCACTCAAACCACTTTGGAAGTAGAAGATGGTTTAAGTATTGCTCCTGGTGCTGTGGTCGCACGAACACAGATTTTGTGTAAAGAAGGCGGTATAGTCCGTGGCGTGAGAAAAGGCACAGAAGCTGTGCGTCGCTGCTTGGTCTTGCGCGACAGTGACATGATCACCATGACTACCAAAACTGCCCCCAAAGTCAAGAAAGGTACTTTGTTGGTTGAAGGTACAGAAATTGCGTCTGGTGTGTTTGCAGCCGAATCTGGACAAGTGGTAGAGGTAAAAGCAGGTGACAAGGAACTCTTAACAGGTGACAGAGACTCTTCTTCATTATCACCATCTGCTTATACTCTTACCCTGCGGGTTGGTCGTCCCTATCGCGTCAGTCCTGGTGCGGTGTTGCAAATAGAGGATGGGGATTTAGTGCAACGGGGTGACAACTTGGTGTTATTGGTGTTTGAAAGAGCCAAAACTGGAGACATTATCCAAGGTTTGCCCAGAATTGAAGAACTGCTAGAAGCTCGCAAACCCAAAGAAGCCTGTATTTTGTGCCGTCGTCCGGGAGAAGTGAAGGTGGTCTATGGAGATGGGGATGAAAGCATAACCACATCTCGTGAAGCTTACGCTATCAAGGTTGTTGAATCTAATGGCGTTATTACCGACTATCCCCTGGGGCCTGGGCAAAACTTAATGGTTTCTGATGGTGTTCAGGTATTAGCAGGTCAACCCCTGACTGATGGCCCTTCTAATCCCCATGAGATTTTAGAAATTTTCTTTAGTCTTGGTTCTGATGATGGTATCTATGCCTGTGCTAGTCATGCACTGCAAAAAGTACAGAGCTTTTTGGTTAACGAAGTGCAGATGGTGTACCAGTCTCAAGGCATTGAGATTGCTGACAAACACATTGAGGTGATTGTCCGCCAAATGACTAATAAGGTGCGGATTGATGATGGTGGGGATACTACTATGTTGCCTGGTGAGTTGGTCGAGTTGCGCCAAGTTGAGCAGGTAAATGAAGCTATGTCAATTACAGGTGGTGCAAAGGCGCAATATACCCCCGTGTTGTTAGGTATCACCAAGGCATCTCTTAACACTGATAGCTTTATTTCTGCTGCTTCTTTCCAAGAAACAACCAGAGTCTTAACTGAAGCTGCTATTGAAGGTAAGTCTGATTGGCTGCGGGGATTGAAGGAAAACGTTATTATCGGGCGATTGATACCTGCTGGTACTGGTTACAACACCTATGAAGAAACTACCATCGTTGAAGACTATGGAACTGATTTGGGTAACAGCGTCTTAGATGAAGTCGATGACCCGTTGGATATGGTGTTAGATGACCGCACGGCCAAGCTCTATAGTTTAGATACTCCTGCTTTGGGAGATGGTAGCTATGGGGGAAGAAAGGCAGAAAAGTCAATTTTGGATGATGATGATGATCTGATTGCTGATGAAGTCAGCGACCTTGTAGAAGAGGAAGAAGAAGACGACGACTACGAGGAAGAAGAGGATGATGATTACGATGAAGACTAA
- a CDS encoding DNA-directed RNA polymerase subunit gamma: MRPAQTNQFDYVKIGLASPERIRQWGERTLPNGQVVGEVTKPETINYRTLKPEMDGLFCERIFGPAKDWECHCGKYKRVRHRGIVCERCGVEVTESRVRRHRMGFIKLAAPVAHVWYLKGIPSYIAILLDMPLRDVEQIVYFNSYVVLAPGNADTLTYKQLLSEDQWLEIEDAIYSEDSQLVGVEVGIGAEALLRLLADINLEQEAENLREEIGNAKGQKRAKLIKRLRVIDNFIATGSKPEWMVMAVIPVIPPDLRPMVQLDGGRFATSDLNDLYRRVINRNNRLARLQEILAPEIIVRNEKRMLQEAVDALIDNGRRGRTVVGANNRPLKSLSDIIEGKQGRFRQNLLGKRVDYSGRSVIVVGPKLKIHQCGLPREMAIELFQPFVINRLIRSGMVNNIKAAKKLISRNDPSVWDVLEEVIEGHPVMLNRAPTLHRLGIQAFEPILVEGRAIQLHPLVCPAFNADFDGDQMAVHVPLSLESQAEARLLMLASNNILSPATGKPIVTPSQDMVLGAYYLTAENPNATKGAGGFFASLDDVIMAYQQDQVDLHSYIYVRFDGEMETSVPDTEPLEIVVNEDGTRTLLYKYRRVRQDAEGNLLSQYIYTTAGRVIYNNAIQEALAS; encoded by the coding sequence ATGAGACCTGCCCAGACTAATCAGTTTGACTACGTAAAAATCGGACTCGCTTCTCCTGAACGTATTCGTCAGTGGGGAGAGCGGACTTTGCCTAATGGCCAGGTAGTTGGTGAAGTCACCAAGCCGGAGACTATCAACTACCGGACTCTGAAGCCTGAGATGGATGGTTTATTTTGCGAACGCATTTTTGGCCCAGCTAAGGACTGGGAATGCCATTGTGGCAAATATAAAAGAGTGCGTCATAGAGGCATTGTCTGCGAACGCTGCGGTGTGGAGGTAACAGAGTCACGGGTGCGACGACACCGCATGGGCTTTATTAAGTTAGCTGCCCCTGTTGCCCACGTTTGGTATCTTAAGGGCATCCCCAGCTATATTGCTATTTTGTTAGATATGCCGCTGCGGGATGTAGAACAAATTGTTTATTTCAACTCTTATGTTGTTTTAGCTCCTGGTAATGCCGACACCCTCACCTACAAACAACTGTTGAGTGAAGACCAGTGGCTAGAAATTGAAGACGCTATCTATAGCGAAGATTCCCAACTGGTGGGGGTAGAGGTAGGTATTGGGGCAGAGGCGCTCCTACGGTTGCTCGCAGATATTAATTTAGAGCAAGAAGCGGAAAATCTCCGGGAAGAAATCGGCAACGCTAAGGGACAAAAACGAGCCAAGCTGATTAAACGGCTGCGGGTGATTGATAACTTTATTGCCACTGGTTCTAAACCAGAATGGATGGTGATGGCTGTGATTCCGGTCATTCCTCCAGATTTGCGCCCTATGGTACAGCTAGATGGGGGTAGATTTGCTACCAGCGATTTAAACGATTTATACCGTCGGGTCATTAATCGCAATAACCGTTTAGCCAGACTCCAAGAAATATTAGCACCAGAAATTATTGTCCGTAACGAAAAACGGATGCTGCAAGAAGCAGTGGATGCTTTGATTGATAATGGTCGCCGAGGACGGACTGTGGTAGGGGCTAATAACCGCCCGCTCAAGTCTTTGTCAGACATTATTGAAGGTAAGCAAGGACGCTTCCGTCAAAACCTGTTAGGTAAACGGGTTGACTATTCAGGACGTTCGGTAATTGTGGTGGGGCCAAAGCTGAAAATTCACCAGTGCGGTTTGCCTAGAGAAATGGCAATTGAGTTGTTTCAACCTTTTGTGATTAACCGCTTGATTCGTTCCGGTATGGTGAATAACATCAAGGCAGCGAAAAAGCTGATTTCTCGCAATGACCCCAGTGTGTGGGATGTGTTGGAAGAAGTGATTGAAGGGCATCCGGTGATGTTAAACCGCGCTCCCACATTGCACCGCTTGGGGATTCAGGCTTTTGAACCTATTTTAGTAGAAGGTAGGGCAATTCAACTCCATCCTCTGGTATGTCCGGCTTTTAACGCTGACTTTGACGGCGACCAAATGGCGGTACACGTACCTCTATCCTTAGAAAGTCAAGCAGAAGCACGGCTGTTGATGTTGGCTTCTAACAACATTCTTTCACCAGCAACAGGTAAACCAATTGTTACCCCTAGCCAAGACATGGTATTAGGGGCGTATTACCTAACAGCAGAAAATCCTAATGCAACCAAAGGGGCTGGTGGATTTTTTGCCTCCCTCGATGATGTGATTATGGCTTATCAGCAAGATCAGGTTGACCTGCATTCCTATATTTATGTGCGGTTTGACGGAGAAATGGAAACAAGCGTTCCAGACACCGAGCCATTAGAAATCGTAGTCAACGAAGATGGGACTCGGACATTGCTGTATAAATACCGTCGTGTCCGCCAAGATGCCGAAGGAAATTTACTTTCTCAGTATATCTACACCACCGCTGGTCGGGTGATTTATAACAACGCAATTCAGGAAGCTTTAGCAAGCTAA